CAGTATTCCTGCTCAACATCCATTAACCAATCATAGGCTTGGGAAGACACCTTTTTAATTTGCTCAGTATGTAGTTTGAAAGTGTCAAGTCGGATTGCGTGGGCAGCAGCCAAAAAATTTATTGGTAATGAGTTCTTGCCTTCCCCATTGAATGGACCTTTCGAGCTTCTTTTGAAGCTTTCTAGAAGGTGGTATATAGAGTAAGCATGGTGAGCATTCTCAAATAGATTAAGCACTGCACTCTTTAATTCCTTCTCTCTGTCAGAGACAAAAGTTATGGATTGTGAAATTAAAAGTACAGATTTCAATTGCTCCAAGAACCACTGCCAATTATCATTATTCTCGTTGTCAACTACACCAAATGCAACTGGAAAGACACTGTCATCTCCATCCAATGCACTTGCTGTCAACAGAACCTCGTGGAACTTTGATTTCATTGATGTAGCTTCAAGAAACAAGATCGGGCGACAGCCAATCTGAAAGCCATGTATGGAAGCATGAAACGATAAAAAGAGGCGCTCAAATCTTTTTTCATCACTAATGAAAAGCTTTATTAAGCTACCGGGATTAGCCTCTGTCATCTTCTCACAAAGCCAAGGTAGCTGATTATATGCCTCCTTGTATGAACCATGCAGTTGCTGCCTCGCATCTCCAATGCCGCGCCATACTTGGGTATAGTTTAGCTCTACCCCAAAATCTTGAAGAATGCTTTTCGCTAGTTGCTTTGGTTTGTGATGTGGGCTATCTTGTAATCTATCTTTTATGATACTTACGACCCAATTCTTAGCTGGATGAGCCGACTCCCAGGATTTACCTCCACATGTATGTGTTtcattcatattttttattttaaatgaatgTGTTGATGAGTCCCAAGATGCATAAATCTTCCAAGAACAATCTTCTGCTATACATCTGCCACTCGCACGATTTGTGTCATTCTTTTTTAGCCTGTACATAAAACGGTGTGCAATGGCATACCTCTGCAGTGCCTCACGAAATTCATAGACACTTTTGAATTCCTGACCTACACCAGTGATGCCATCTTTCCACAATTCCATTAATCTCTCTGGGGGAACATCAGCAGAACTAACAAGAGCAGCATTACCACTAGAATTATCTTGTTTCTGCTCCACATCATCTTCAACTGCATCAGTATTACGCTTTGAGATACTTTTTCTCCGAGGTGTAGTCTTCCTTTTCTTCCCGCCATCATTAGTGTTTGCAACAATAGTAGGACCATTGGCATCACCTTTCCAAGATGCAGAACGTCttctttttttaacagtttCAGCAGGGGTAGAATCCATATCAACTGAAGGTGAATTTTTAGCATTGGCATCAGATGTGGAATCAGGTGGAGTGGAACTAGCAGCACCTGCATCAGTCATATGGTAAAATAAGTGGTCAAAAGGTATAAGTTTAATTTACTGGAAATTTTAACAACATCTTCGACAAATATAATAATCACCTGGTGTTGATGTAGTGTGAGAGAACGAGGAAACTGGAGTGACAGGGGTGAGATTAGCAACAGAAGGCACTGAAATTGAATGCTTCACAACTAAAGGAGTAACAACAATATCAGAATTGGTAGGAGCTGCTGCCACACAGGCAGCAACGGGCATTATGGCTTCAGCTTCTTTTAATCCAGCAGTCCTACAAATAATAAACAATACGATTCAATGCATATTATTTGTGATATACCAAAAATCGTGATTCAAATTACAGTATGAACGGTGCTGAAATCATTCCATTAAAACCAGAAAATAGTATCAAATGAATGTATGAAACTTTTAATTTCAGATGCAATACAAACAGTATAAGCTGAAAAGTGAGATTCTCAATGAAACATTTAGTAAATAGAAAACAGCAGTATGTGGTCCTAAAAAAAGCACAACGACCTGACAAAATGAAATCAAATATACCTTCCAGGAAAGCTCAAAGCTTCACGATCAAAACCTGCTTTTCCTTGGATGTAAACATCAGCGGTTACTGAATTCCCATGAAACTCATACATCCTTTTCAGATCTTTATCGTTAGCCAAAGTGATCAGAGTTCGCCTATTTCCTGGAAGAAAGTACTTGATGGACAAGGACTCGTAGGCTAAGTTCCACATTTCAGCTAGTTTCAACTTGAGATCATTGAATAAAGTTTCAGGGGTAATGTCTACTGCATGGGCCTCTCCACCAGCATATAATAACGTTCCGTCCTCATTTGTGACGAATTTACCAAGAGACTGGCAGATTAAAATAAGCTTTGGCCTTGCCATCAAGACCTTCACCCATTTCATTTTCAAGTAAAGAAATTAAAACTATAATCTTAAAGAAAAACGTGAAATATGAATGCAGTTATTCTTCATCACGGTTTCAAAATCATGAACCAATATCATCTCTAGACTGTTATCATTCCAAAATCAATAATAACTTTATGTGATCAACACAAAATGTCCCAATAGCATTGAACCTCTTTACAGGGAAGCATTAAAAATATGACCCTCATACCAGTCCATGATCTAATGACAACACTTTAGCATAGCCGAATAACAGAACAAAAAACACTTTAGCATAGCCGAATAACAGAACAAAAAACACTTGCTCTGTCACCTTGAGACAATAAAATCATATTCATTTACAAAACAcaagattttatttttaacaaaacGAAAAAGGTAATGCACTGTTCAACATACTGTAAGAATTCACAAAATTTCACAGCCCCTAATCTTATATCCACTATATCAATATGAAATTCAGTGTATAACAACCAGTAACCACACTTAGAATTTATCACATTACaatataattaacaaaaaatggCTTGAGGGTTTTATCATCCCAAACAACCTTTCTATAGCAAAATgattcataaaatttgatggggCAGAGTATTTCCATGGTGGGTCAACCCAAAATATTTTAGCAATAAACTGAACCAATTCAATATTAATTCAAAGAGCAAATCTATGAAAAATGTAAAGAGCTTTTATGGAAAAAGAATACCCAGAATTTTCAAACACCAAATTAATACACTACAAACGCTACATTAACAAAttatacagaaaaaaaaaatcaatcctacAAATTACAGCTTAAAGCCTCAAATCataagaataattatatatttttctcaaAACTGATGAGAGTGAAGAAAGAGGAAACGGAGTTGGAGGCATTGAGAGAAGGGCTTACCGGAAGGAGGAAGAGCAAGGGCTTAAAGGTAGACGGAAACCCTAGAACCACCGAGAAGGATTGAAAGGGTGCGTTGGAAAAGTAAGTGTTGAATTTGGGGCTAAGATGGGAAACACCGAAAAGTTTTTGGGGCTTTATTGTAATTTTGAAGAGTTGAGATCTTTGACTTAATGAGAACATTTCCATCACTTCattaagaaaaatgttaaaaTGTATTATTGGTGCCTAACACTTTCTTTGATGTCATACTTTTATtgatgtaattaagtatcggatctcatataatttaagataaTAGTTTTTAAGAATATTGTTAATCAATTGTAGAATAACACATATAAAAGGTGATAGACAGCTGTGGTGCCAATATTATCAATGCTCTTTTACTAAATTAGTATGAAATTTTCACATCATTTCACAAAAAATTGTGCACCAAATTCTACACATTAATGGtatttgattttaaatttaCACTAATTTGGTGTagaacttttttattattattattattctaatcTTTATTTTAAAAGACAAATCTTACATTTTAGttctcaaataaaaaattatcacaaaagtatttattaatttcaagcactgatatattaaaaaatataaaataataataacaaaaatactaatattaaatgaaataaaaataacataacattaagttataaaattaaaaagaacaatataaataaaaataaacattaagtaaa
This Cannabis sativa cultivar Pink pepper isolate KNU-18-1 chromosome 6, ASM2916894v1, whole genome shotgun sequence DNA region includes the following protein-coding sequences:
- the LOC115725608 gene encoding uncharacterized protein LOC115725608 isoform X1; the encoded protein is MEMFSLSQRSQLFKITIKPQKLFGVSHLSPKFNTYFSNAPFQSFSVVLGFPSTFKPLLFLLPVLMARPKLILICQSLGKFVTNEDGTLLYAGGEAHAVDITPETLFNDLKLKLAEMWNLAYESLSIKYFLPGNRRTLITLANDKDLKRMYEFHGNSVTADVYIQGKAGFDREALSFPGRTAGLKEAEAIMPVAACVAAAPTNSDIVVTPLVVKHSISVPSVANLTPVTPVSSFSHTTSTPGAASSTPPDSTSDANAKNSPSVDMDSTPAETVKKRRRSASWKGDANGPTIVANTNDGGKKRKTTPRRKSISKRNTDAVEDDVEQKQDNSSGNAALVSSADVPPERLMELWKDGITGVGQEFKSVYEFREALQRYAIAHRFMYRLKKNDTNRASGRCIAEDCSWKIYASWDSSTHSFKIKNMNETHTCGGKSWESAHPAKNWVVSIIKDRLQDSPHHKPKQLAKSILQDFGVELNYTQVWRGIGDARQQLHGSYKEAYNQLPWLCEKMTEANPGSLIKLFISDEKRFERLFLSFHASIHGFQIGCRPILFLEATSMKSKFHEVLLTASALDGDDSVFPVAFGVVDNENNDNWQWFLEQLKSVLLISQSITFVSDREKELKSAVLNLFENAHHAYSIYHLLESFKRSSKGPFNGEGKNSLPINFLAAAHAIRLDTFKLHTEQIKKVSSQAYDWLMDVEQEYWTSTSFKGEPYNHVTLNVAETYTKWMEEVREAPIVQKIELLQCKTMELINTGRTDSSKWCTKLTPLKEQKLREQRNKAYGHKVLFSSDTLFEVHGDSTNVVNVETWSCSCLGWKRSGLPCSHAVAVFSCTGRNIYDYCSRYFTADSFRLTYSETINSVNSNMKSMNNDDKTKLETTLVLPPVTSRSPTQNKKKESETGAVKKVRPVTCTRCKETGHNKATCKAN
- the LOC115725608 gene encoding uncharacterized protein LOC115725608 isoform X2 yields the protein MEMFSLSQRSQLFKITIKPQKLFGVSHLSPKFNTYFSNAPFQSFSVVLGFPSTFKPLLFLLPVLMARPKLILICQSLGKFVTNEDGTLLYAGGEAHAVDITPETLFNDLKLKLAEMWNLAYESLSIKYFLPGNRRTLITLANDKDLKRMYEFHGNSVTADVYIQGKAGFDREALSFPGRTAGLKEAEAIMPVAACVAAAPTNSDIVVTPLVVKHSISVPSVANLTPVTPVSSFSHTTSTPGAASSTPPDSTSDANAKNSPSVDMDSTPAETVKKRRRSASWKGDANGPTIVANTNDGGKKRKTTPRRKSISKRNTDAVEDDVEQKQDNSSGNAALVSSADVPPERLMELWKDGITGVGQEFKSVYEFREALQRYAIAHRFMYRLKKNDTNRASGRCIAEDCSWKIYASWDSSTHSFKIKNMNETHTCGGKSWESAHPAKNWVVSIIKDRLQDSPHHKPKQLAKSILQDFGVELNYTQVWRGIGDARQQLHGSYKEAYNQLPWLCEKMTEANPGSLIKLFISDEKRFERLFLSFHASIHGFQIGCRPILFLEATSMKSKFHEVLLTASALDGDDSVFPVAFGVVDNENNDNWQWFLEQLKSVLLISQSITFVSDREKELKSAVLNLFENAHHAYSIYHLLESFKRSSKGPFNGEGKNSLPINFLAAAHAIRLDTFKLHTEQIKKKPTPSGWRKCVKHR